Proteins found in one Nitrosopumilus maritimus SCM1 genomic segment:
- a CDS encoding PAS domain S-box protein yields the protein MKLFYRNAIVLSTLNIAVVLILAGIVFESIKNDKVENILSEKQFEINFKAADFRDLVRSNIEQTKLLSIMPEIQGIVKFTDYGSSGSFQFDEGFWSELLEEKFTEIIKNNPNIHQIQIFSFNGNEIIHIFSENSGLHVEDSNELKHSMSNDVLQKVTKLQNNEVEISSIKLSEVNNKIEVPHKPILEVTTPIFLSNDEQLGYLKITYDMQDFLYELSQSASGKMLTIDNKGYFIDHPDKSKIFGDKLGTGINYFSDQPELKKNLEISDNKFHYDEDEQEYRIWNKISYDKNDTSNYWVVVSVTTEEELFLSVEQLRSDVQLVMIPFLAITIVVTIIISRHMSKPIEVLTEKILKIKKGESGDLINIKGNNEISQLGNAFNKMTKSLSQSQHTLKEYEQAMKSSLADAKKFYNQIDQSTAISKFDINGDLTYVNEKFCKMTKYTKEELMGQNQKILRSGYHDEKFYREMWKTILSGKIWTGNLKNKAKDGSYFWEKKIIIPDENSENEIIGFLAIQIDIQDLMEKNSKDWT from the coding sequence ATGAAATTATTTTACAGAAATGCAATTGTTCTTAGTACATTAAATATTGCAGTAGTACTTATCCTTGCAGGAATAGTTTTTGAAAGCATCAAAAATGACAAAGTAGAAAATATTTTATCTGAAAAACAATTTGAAATAAATTTCAAAGCAGCGGATTTTAGAGATTTGGTTCGTTCAAACATAGAGCAAACAAAACTGCTATCAATTATGCCAGAGATTCAAGGGATTGTAAAGTTTACAGATTATGGCAGTTCGGGAAGCTTTCAATTTGATGAAGGGTTTTGGTCAGAGTTATTAGAAGAAAAATTCACAGAAATTATAAAAAACAATCCAAATATCCATCAAATTCAAATTTTTAGTTTTAACGGAAATGAAATCATACATATTTTTTCAGAGAATAGTGGACTACACGTAGAAGATAGTAATGAACTCAAACATTCAATGAGTAACGATGTGTTACAAAAAGTAACAAAGTTACAAAATAATGAAGTGGAAATATCAAGTATAAAACTTAGTGAAGTAAATAACAAAATCGAAGTTCCTCACAAACCAATTCTCGAGGTAACTACGCCAATTTTTCTTAGTAATGATGAACAATTAGGATATTTGAAAATCACTTATGACATGCAAGATTTTTTGTATGAACTCAGTCAGAGTGCAAGTGGAAAAATGCTAACAATAGACAATAAAGGATATTTCATTGATCATCCCGATAAATCAAAAATATTTGGCGATAAATTAGGCACAGGTATCAATTATTTTTCAGATCAGCCAGAATTGAAGAAAAATTTGGAGATATCAGATAATAAATTCCACTATGATGAAGATGAGCAAGAATATAGGATATGGAACAAGATATCTTATGACAAAAATGATACATCAAATTATTGGGTGGTAGTATCAGTAACTACAGAAGAAGAATTATTTTTGTCAGTTGAGCAATTGAGGTCAGACGTACAACTAGTCATGATTCCCTTTTTGGCAATAACAATAGTTGTCACCATAATAATTTCAAGACACATGTCAAAACCAATCGAAGTTCTAACTGAAAAAATTCTCAAAATAAAAAAAGGGGAGAGTGGAGATTTGATCAATATCAAAGGAAATAATGAGATTTCTCAACTTGGTAATGCATTTAACAAGATGACAAAATCGTTAAGTCAATCACAGCACACATTAAAAGAATACGAGCAGGCAATGAAAAGCAGTCTTGCAGATGCCAAGAAATTTTACAATCAAATAGACCAATCAACTGCAATATCAAAATTTGACATTAATGGAGACTTGACATATGTTAATGAAAAATTCTGCAAGATGACAAAATATACTAAAGAAGAGTTAATGGGACAAAATCAAAAGATTCTAAGATCAGGATATCATGATGAAAAGTTTTATCGTGAAATGTGGAAAACCATTCTATCAGGAAAGATCTGGACAGGGAATTTAAAAAATAAAGCAAAAGACGGTTCATATTTTTGGGAAAAAAAGATCATAATTCCAGATGAAAACTCTGAAAATGAGATTATTGGATTTTTAGCAATTCAAATTGACATACAAGATCTGATGGAAAAAAATTCAAAGGATTGGACATAA
- a CDS encoding fibronectin type III domain-containing protein codes for MEKNLVLSLFLIGMIAIIPTAYADVEFSFKFGTLGSDDDELDNPTDVIVKSNGREIYVVDNNNNRINVFDDDGDADFLYGTFCNVAQIQDCNDNADGAEEDGDGQFNTPLYIAMDALGKFFVVDSENERVQVFDDDGEFQFKLGSSDSGDDEYLGGAQGVTIQDSSRKIFVSNTENDSISVFGSTGNFLFDFDSFNGNDDFTNPSEMIIDNSNDLLYVADSGNDRIVIFEIVDGTTCPDGTIESVDGICYVKEFGSSGDDEGEFDDPSGLALNSENDLLYVSDSDNDRIQIFEIVDGTTCPDGTDEIIDGVCFVDEFGSTGTADGQFDSPLGIALDNSNDLLYVADSKNDRIQVFDLNSEPAVQTPEKPVNVDASPVSPTSIILTWDAPEQHETIPEITGYKIEYRIGSENYIAITPDASSNVFSFVHDGLSESETYSYRVYSINSVGTSSASSIATVKPESTTTPVALTASAISPSQIKLSWMAPSETFQQSISGYNIKRVLTPGVYDDVGSTNGQTLTYVVSNLATDKTYTYAVTANIGFGQTGESNTASATPRSDSTDTTEDPLVSTSVDMTVPSSPIKLTASTKTSTSITLTWVSPTDDGNSEITGYKIESKKDNGSFSTVVEDTQNSSTTYVHSELVENSKYAYRVSAINSVGVSEPSNESSATAKITGLALSPMGKLTVNEGQLLSFAVKLTDNTIKDPVFSLKNAPSGAKIISNTGAFAWTPSSSDGGQTYNIVVEVRKNELFDSQTIEIKVNDSSVSEPISEPTSEPTSEPVKTEPGELGLASFVDESVDPQNYVDRYNNEPNYKKWFDDNYSEYDSIYQAVGLEKPPQIPADFVDESMDPYYYVARYNIDQKFQKWFDDNYSQYSSIGQAVDFHDSGEPQKVYGFCGTGTKLIDGVCTVIRTTESTP; via the coding sequence TTGGAAAAAAATCTTGTTTTAAGCCTGTTTTTGATTGGAATGATTGCAATAATCCCGACTGCATATGCTGATGTGGAATTTTCATTCAAATTTGGAACTCTTGGTTCTGATGACGATGAACTGGATAATCCTACTGATGTTATAGTGAAAAGTAATGGGCGGGAAATTTATGTTGTAGATAACAACAATAATCGAATAAACGTATTTGATGATGATGGTGATGCTGATTTTCTATATGGTACTTTCTGTAATGTAGCACAAATTCAAGATTGTAATGATAATGCTGATGGCGCTGAAGAAGATGGAGATGGACAGTTTAACACTCCTCTTTACATTGCTATGGATGCATTAGGTAAATTTTTTGTAGTAGATTCTGAAAACGAGCGAGTACAAGTATTTGACGATGATGGAGAATTCCAATTCAAACTTGGTTCATCTGATAGTGGTGACGATGAATATCTTGGCGGTGCACAAGGTGTGACAATTCAAGATTCTTCAAGAAAAATATTTGTTTCAAACACTGAAAATGACTCAATCTCTGTTTTTGGCTCTACTGGAAATTTTCTATTTGATTTTGACTCTTTTAACGGAAATGATGATTTTACAAATCCAAGTGAAATGATCATTGACAATTCTAATGATTTGTTATATGTTGCAGATTCTGGAAATGATAGAATAGTCATTTTTGAGATTGTTGATGGAACTACGTGTCCTGATGGTACAATAGAATCAGTAGATGGAATATGTTATGTCAAAGAATTCGGCTCTTCGGGAGATGATGAAGGTGAATTTGATGATCCTTCTGGCTTGGCATTAAATTCTGAAAATGATTTGTTATATGTTTCAGATTCTGACAATGACCGAATCCAAATTTTTGAGATTGTTGATGGAACTACGTGTCCTGATGGTACCGATGAAATTATTGATGGCGTGTGTTTTGTAGATGAGTTTGGCTCTACTGGAACAGCCGATGGACAGTTTGATTCTCCTCTTGGAATTGCTTTAGACAATTCTAATGATTTGTTATATGTTGCAGATTCTAAAAATGACCGAATTCAAGTGTTTGATCTAAACTCTGAACCTGCCGTGCAAACCCCTGAAAAACCAGTAAATGTTGATGCATCTCCTGTTTCCCCTACATCTATTATTCTTACTTGGGATGCTCCTGAACAACATGAAACCATTCCAGAAATTACTGGATACAAGATTGAGTATAGGATAGGTTCTGAAAACTATATTGCGATAACTCCTGATGCATCTAGCAATGTATTTTCATTTGTTCATGATGGATTATCTGAAAGTGAAACCTACAGTTACCGTGTATATTCTATCAACTCTGTGGGAACTAGTAGTGCATCATCAATTGCTACAGTTAAACCAGAATCCACAACCACTCCTGTAGCATTAACTGCCTCTGCAATTTCTCCTAGTCAGATAAAACTTTCATGGATGGCACCTTCTGAAACATTCCAACAATCAATTAGCGGATACAACATAAAACGCGTACTTACTCCTGGCGTTTATGATGATGTTGGAAGTACTAATGGACAGACTTTGACATATGTTGTTTCTAATTTGGCAACTGACAAAACTTACACGTATGCAGTTACTGCAAATATTGGATTTGGTCAAACAGGGGAATCAAACACTGCCTCTGCAACCCCTAGATCCGATTCTACTGATACTACTGAAGATCCACTAGTTTCAACATCTGTAGATATGACTGTTCCTTCATCACCTATCAAATTAACCGCATCTACCAAAACTTCCACTTCTATAACTCTCACATGGGTCTCTCCTACTGATGATGGCAATTCTGAAATTACCGGATACAAGATTGAATCTAAAAAAGATAATGGTTCTTTTAGTACTGTAGTTGAAGACACCCAAAACTCTTCTACAACATATGTTCACTCTGAGCTTGTAGAGAATTCAAAATATGCGTATAGAGTTTCAGCAATAAACTCTGTAGGTGTTAGTGAACCTTCAAATGAATCATCTGCAACTGCCAAGATTACTGGTCTTGCACTCAGTCCTATGGGCAAATTGACAGTAAATGAAGGCCAATTGCTGTCATTTGCAGTTAAACTAACTGATAATACAATCAAAGATCCTGTGTTTAGTCTAAAGAATGCTCCTTCTGGTGCAAAAATAATCTCAAACACTGGTGCATTTGCATGGACACCTTCATCTTCTGATGGTGGTCAGACATACAATATTGTAGTTGAAGTTAGGAAAAATGAATTATTTGATTCCCAAACAATAGAGATTAAAGTAAATGACTCATCTGTTTCAGAACCCATATCTGAACCAACCTCCGAGCCAACATCTGAACCTGTAAAGACAGAACCTGGTGAATTGGGACTGGCTTCATTTGTGGATGAATCTGTAGACCCTCAAAACTATGTTGACCGATACAACAATGAACCAAATTACAAGAAGTGGTTTGATGACAATTATTCAGAATACGATTCAATTTATCAGGCAGTCGGATTAGAGAAACCTCCACAAATTCCTGCTGATTTTGTAGATGAATCAATGGATCCATACTATTATGTTGCACGTTACAACATTGATCAAAAATTCCAGAAGTGGTTTGATGATAATTATTCTCAATACTCTTCAATAGGTCAAGCAGTTGATTTTCATGATTCTGGAGAGCCTCAAAAGGTGTATGGTTTCTGTGGTACTGGCACTAAACTAATTGATGGCGTGTGCACTGTTATCAGAACTACTGAATCTACTCCTTAA
- a CDS encoding sulfite exporter TauE/SafE family protein: MIDQLWLIPLGFAAGVLGSMIGLGGGVIVVPVLTFLGFPPTAAASNSLFAALSNAVASTMSYSKQKRIEYSLGLKLGLLSVPGTILGAIVSSDVGSDIFKALFGFVLIASAAYIFLRKKIESKEKKISLQMMIFAIGASFFAGIISSFFGIGGGIVFVPLMVVGMGMTMKKAAPTSQMILLFASSSGVIVHSLLGHPDFLQSGLLAIGSFIGGLVGARLSIDIKERSLQILVSVVILIAAGKLFFDSLTGNSVLLGF; this comes from the coding sequence ATGATTGATCAACTATGGCTTATTCCATTAGGATTTGCGGCAGGTGTGTTGGGTTCTATGATTGGATTGGGTGGAGGTGTTATTGTTGTTCCTGTTTTGACTTTTCTAGGATTCCCTCCAACTGCTGCTGCAAGTAATAGTCTTTTTGCAGCTCTTAGTAATGCTGTTGCATCAACTATGTCTTATTCTAAACAAAAACGAATTGAATATTCTTTAGGATTGAAGCTCGGATTGTTATCTGTTCCTGGAACCATATTAGGTGCAATTGTTTCTAGTGATGTAGGTTCTGATATTTTCAAGGCACTGTTTGGATTTGTATTAATTGCGTCTGCTGCTTATATCTTCTTGAGAAAGAAAATCGAATCAAAAGAAAAGAAAATTTCTTTACAAATGATGATTTTTGCAATAGGTGCTAGTTTCTTTGCAGGAATCATATCTTCTTTCTTTGGAATAGGTGGAGGAATCGTGTTTGTTCCATTGATGGTAGTTGGTATGGGTATGACAATGAAAAAAGCTGCCCCCACTTCTCAAATGATACTACTATTTGCTTCATCATCAGGAGTAATTGTTCATAGCTTGTTGGGCCATCCTGATTTTCTTCAATCTGGCCTACTTGCAATTGGTTCTTTTATTGGTGGACTAGTCGGAGCAAGACTATCTATTGATATCAAAGAAAGATCTCTCCAAATTTTGGTTTCAGTAGTTATCTTGATTGCCGCAGGAAAATTGTTCTTTGATTCTTTAACTGGAAATTCTGTTTTGTTAGGATTTTAG
- a CDS encoding DUF192 domain-containing protein: MTTRAQALIPISIAAVIIGVVGLMSIPEESKLESVEFPRGTIKVDDVPLEVQIADNEPRRVRGLMFQDQLPYDQGMIFVFDESGLYSLWMLNMQFSLDMMWFDENGKMVHMEQDVPPCKAALEIATCQSVVPENEALYVLEVTAGFIEQNNITKDSVLTIISI, from the coding sequence ATGACTACTAGGGCTCAGGCACTAATCCCCATATCTATTGCTGCTGTTATTATTGGGGTTGTAGGCTTGATGTCTATTCCTGAAGAAAGTAAGTTGGAATCAGTTGAATTTCCTAGGGGTACGATCAAAGTTGATGATGTCCCGCTTGAAGTACAGATAGCAGATAATGAGCCTCGAAGAGTACGTGGTTTGATGTTTCAAGATCAATTACCCTATGATCAAGGCATGATCTTTGTCTTTGATGAATCTGGATTGTATTCTTTATGGATGCTTAATATGCAATTTTCACTTGATATGATGTGGTTTGATGAAAATGGAAAAATGGTCCACATGGAACAAGATGTACCTCCATGCAAAGCCGCTCTAGAAATTGCTACATGTCAAAGTGTGGTACCTGAAAATGAAGCATTGTATGTTCTTGAGGTGACTGCTGGCTTTATTGAACAAAACAACATCACAAAAGATTCTGTTCTAACAATAATTTCAATTTAG
- a CDS encoding metal-dependent transcriptional regulator, with product MKTKNSKRLDSIKAAHQSERARSSTRMEDYLEIISELVELKGYATTLDISRYMNVSAPSVTKMLQRLDEGGYLEYEKYHGINLTKKGIEVADGIRQKHGILLEFFEILGIGYDTANQDTEGIEHHLNPKTIKQLRKFITFLKANPKIIENFKNL from the coding sequence ATGAAGACCAAAAATTCCAAAAGACTAGATTCCATAAAAGCAGCACATCAATCAGAAAGAGCTCGCTCTAGTACTAGAATGGAGGATTATTTGGAAATTATTTCAGAATTAGTTGAATTAAAGGGATATGCAACTACTTTAGATATTTCAAGATACATGAATGTAAGCGCACCCAGCGTTACCAAAATGTTACAAAGATTAGATGAAGGAGGATATCTAGAATATGAAAAATATCATGGAATCAATTTAACAAAAAAAGGAATAGAAGTTGCAGATGGAATAAGACAGAAGCATGGAATATTGTTAGAATTTTTTGAGATTTTAGGTATTGGATATGATACTGCAAATCAAGACACAGAAGGAATTGAACATCATCTAAATCCAAAGACAATAAAACAATTAAGAAAATTCATTACATTTTTAAAAGCAAATCCAAAGATTATTGAAAATTTCAAAAATCTTTGA
- a CDS encoding PINc/VapC family ATPase, with protein MSKIVVDTSVIINGQLISQIEKGSVKNSQIIIPQAVLDELQSQASNKKEQGFVGLEKIRKLKDLSGSFGLEVIQKGTHLSSDEIKLAGGGRIDALIADMAKQNNATLYTSDHVQHLVAQAEGIQTVFLKTEIPKETLEFLKFFDAETMSVHLKENQHPLAKRGKPGAFLLTKISDDILSREYLEMISSQILDIANANDSGTIEISKTGASVVQHEDYRIAITHPPFSESFEITIVHPIIQMSLEDYDISEKLMERFSDRAEGIVISGAPGSGKSTLASGLANFYHNKGKIVKTFESPRDLQVDPGITQYSKLDGSFDNTADILLLVRPDYTVFDEVRRREDFRTFADLRLTGVGMVGVVHANSPLDAIQRFIGKIELGIIPNVLDTVVFVKDGQIKKVYDLELKVKVPSGMTESDLARPVIEIRDFADNTLEHEIYTFGEENVIVPVGKKTKVGIEKLAEEKIRETFKKYDPRAQVEILSDNRVKVMVDEQYIPSIIGRGGSNINEIEKSLQVHVDVVQKDSEHYNLDSNDLPFTFSESKTALILTVSKEYTSMHADVYVRDEYITSTRIGKKGQIKIPKRSDVARTLMKLASSQNDIQLFLKDF; from the coding sequence ATGTCAAAAATTGTAGTTGATACCAGTGTTATAATTAATGGTCAATTAATATCTCAAATAGAAAAAGGATCTGTTAAAAACTCCCAAATCATCATTCCTCAAGCAGTATTAGACGAATTACAATCACAAGCATCAAATAAAAAAGAGCAGGGATTTGTGGGGTTAGAAAAAATTCGTAAACTAAAAGATCTTTCTGGCAGTTTTGGTTTAGAAGTAATCCAAAAAGGCACCCATCTGTCTTCTGATGAAATTAAACTTGCCGGAGGTGGAAGAATTGATGCTTTAATTGCGGATATGGCAAAACAAAACAATGCTACCCTTTACACATCTGATCATGTTCAGCATTTAGTTGCACAAGCAGAAGGAATTCAAACTGTATTTTTGAAAACAGAGATCCCTAAAGAAACTTTGGAATTTCTAAAGTTTTTTGATGCTGAAACAATGAGTGTCCATCTAAAAGAAAACCAACATCCACTTGCTAAACGCGGTAAACCTGGTGCCTTTTTACTTACAAAAATCAGCGATGATATTCTTTCACGAGAGTATCTGGAAATGATTTCTTCTCAAATTCTAGATATTGCAAATGCAAATGATTCTGGCACTATTGAAATATCAAAAACAGGTGCTTCAGTAGTACAGCATGAAGACTATCGAATCGCAATTACTCATCCTCCATTCTCTGAATCTTTTGAGATAACAATAGTTCATCCAATAATCCAAATGTCTCTTGAAGATTATGATATCTCTGAAAAACTAATGGAGCGATTCTCTGATAGGGCAGAAGGAATTGTAATTTCAGGTGCTCCTGGTTCTGGAAAAAGTACTTTGGCTTCAGGACTAGCAAATTTTTATCATAACAAGGGAAAGATTGTAAAAACATTCGAATCTCCTCGTGACTTGCAAGTTGATCCTGGTATTACTCAATACAGTAAGCTTGATGGGAGTTTTGATAATACTGCTGATATCTTGCTCTTAGTTCGTCCAGATTATACTGTCTTTGATGAGGTAAGGAGACGCGAAGATTTCAGAACCTTTGCTGATTTGAGATTGACTGGAGTTGGGATGGTGGGAGTAGTTCATGCAAATTCTCCTTTAGATGCAATTCAAAGATTCATTGGAAAGATTGAGCTTGGAATTATTCCAAATGTTTTGGATACTGTCGTGTTTGTTAAAGATGGACAAATCAAAAAAGTCTATGATTTAGAATTAAAGGTAAAGGTACCTTCTGGAATGACTGAGTCTGATCTTGCTAGACCTGTTATTGAAATTCGTGATTTTGCTGATAATACGTTGGAGCATGAAATCTATACATTTGGAGAGGAAAATGTGATAGTTCCTGTAGGGAAAAAAACCAAAGTAGGAATTGAAAAACTAGCTGAAGAGAAAATTCGTGAGACATTCAAAAAGTATGATCCTAGAGCACAAGTTGAGATTCTATCTGATAACAGAGTTAAGGTGATGGTTGATGAACAATACATACCATCAATCATTGGTAGAGGAGGTTCTAACATTAATGAAATCGAAAAATCCCTTCAAGTACATGTTGATGTGGTTCAAAAAGACTCTGAACACTATAATTTAGACTCCAACGATTTGCCTTTTACTTTTTCAGAATCAAAAACAGCTCTAATCCTCACTGTTAGTAAAGAGTACACTTCAATGCATGCAGACGTTTATGTTCGTGATGAATACATTACATCAACTAGGATTGGTAAAAAGGGACAAATCAAAATTCCAAAACGCTCTGATGTTGCAAGGACCTTGATGAAACTAGCTTCATCCCAAAACGATATTCAATTATTTCTCAAAGATTTTTGA